Within Burkholderia cepacia GG4, the genomic segment CCGCGTGCTGGGCCGCGTCGTTCACGTTTACCGTCGACGGCAAGATCGGCCGCGGCAACCAGCCCGGCAAGACGATGTTCGTCTTTTCCGAGCAGGCGCTGATGGCGCTGCCGCAGCACACGATCGTCACGTCGACGAGCTGGACGCCGAAGGCGACCTTCACCGGCCCGCGCCTGTCCGACGTGCTGAAGACCGTCGATGCGCACGGCACGCAGATCGAGTTCCGCTGCATCGACGAATATACGTTCACGATCCCGGTGTCGGATGCCGACAAGTACGGCGTGATCCTCGCGCGCACGATGAACGGCAAGGTGCTCGGCAACGACAACTACGGCCCGCTGTGGGTCATGTATCCGCGCGACCAGTATCCCGACGAACTGAAGACGCCGCTCGGCGAAGCCAAGTTCGCATGGCAGATCATCGGCCTGACGGTGAAGTAAGCAGGCGACATGACACGTGGCCGATGGAAGAACCGAAAAGTCATCGTGGTCCTGGGATCGCTGTGGATCCTGGGATTCGCCGCGTGGGCGTTCCTGCTGTGGGACCTGCTCGCGACGTCGGTCAACGAGGGCGTGCTCGAAGGGCCGCGTGAAGGCGTGTTCTGGACCGCCGCGCAATATCGCAATGCCTATACGCGCTTCGACCGCCAGCTGATTCTCTACGCGACCCACGTGGACGACGACTACGATCACGTGCAGACGCAGCTCGACAGCCTGTCGGTGTCGTTCGGGTTCCTGCAGCGGCCGTCCGAGGTGTCCGAATACTGGCTGCGCATCCCGCGCGCACGCGCCCAGATCGCGGCGCTCGGCGAATTCATGGCGCGCCTGAAGCAGGACGTGCCGTTGCTGCGCGCCGCACCGAAGGACGCGCCGCGCGTGATCGACGAGGTCAATACGTACTGGCCGAAGGTCAACGGCCTCGCGAACGACTTCCGCGCGATCGAGATGGCGCAGCGCGATTTCACGTTCCATCAGCTGAAGGAAAAACAGCGGGCGATCCTAGCGCTCGGCATCATTCTCGGCGTGATCCTGTGCGCGCTGTTCCTGCTGCTGTTCTATACGATGCGCACGCGCGACGACCTGCTCGAGCGGCAGGACGCGGCGCTCGACGCGGAACGCAAGGCGTCCGACCGCGCGTTCGAGATGATCGAGGCGAAGAACGCGTTCCTCGGGATGGTCAGCCATGAACTGCGCACACCGCTGCAGGCCATCTGCGGGTCGATCGAGATCCTGCTCGCGCGGCCGCAGTCCGACGCGAACCTGAAGACGATCCGGCGGCTGCAGAACTCCGCGTCGTCGCTCGAAGCGCTGGTCAAGGACCTGACCGACTACATCAAGCTGCGCTCGACCAAGCGCCTCGCCGAATCCGAGACCGTCGGCATGGCGTCGCTGCTCGCCGAGGTGCTCGATCCGCTGCGTGCGAAAATCACGGCCAAGCGGATCGACGTCGCGCAACAGGTCGAGCCGCACGATCTCGCGATCCGCTCCGATCGCAAGCTGTTGCGGCAGGTGCTGTCGAACCTGATCGAAAACTCGGTGAAGTACACGGCCGACGGATCGATCGACATCGCGATCACGCTCGTCGACGCGCCGGCCGGCCGGCAGCTGAAGCTCGCCGTGCGCGACACGGGCGCCGGCATCGCGAAGCCGCATCTGTCGAAGATCTTCGAGCCGTTCTACCGCGCGAACGACGCCGTCGGCCTGCATGTGGACGGGATCGGCATGGGGCTCGCCGTCGTGCGCGAAATCGTCACGACGCTGCGCGGCCATGTGGACGTGCGCAGCGTCGTCGGCGAAGGCAGCGAGTTCGTCGTCACGCTGCCGGCCGAGGTACCCGATACCGGCGAAACGGCCGGCGACGCGCCCGCGTGGCTAGCCGCCGCCGCGCAACGCAACCGCCGCGCGCTCGTGGTCGACGACAACGACAACGCGCGCGAAACGCTCGGCGCGATGCTGTCGGCGCTCGGTCTCGACGCCGATCTGTGCGGCACCGGGCACGAAGGCGTTGCGCGCTTCGGCGACGCGCATTACGACCTCGTCGTGCTCGATCTCGAGCTGCCGGACCTGAGCGGCTTCGAAGTCGCGCACCGCATCCGGATGGTCGCGCAACCGGACGACGACGGCCGGTTCCCGTCGATCCTCGGCGTCAGCGCGTACGAATCGGCCGAGTTGCGCGAGAACCAGCAGGTGTTCGACGAATTCCTGCCGAAGCCCGTTCACCTGCGCGAACTCGGCGCGCTCGTCGAGAAGCTGCTCGGCTGAACGCGGCGGCCATCCGTCACGGGCTCGCGTGCTTGCGTTCCCGCGCTTTCCATCGCGTACCCTCGCTTACTCGCTTACTCGCTTACTCGCTTACTCGCTTACTCGCTTACTCGCTTACTCGCTTACTCGCTTACTCGCTTACTCGCCGATCAGGTGCAGCACGATATCGCGGCGGTGCGCCGCGCGACGATGCTCGAACAGGTAGATGCCCTGCCAGGTGCCGAGCACCATGCGTCCGTGCTCGACCGGAATCGACAGCTGCACTTGCGTGAGCGCGGTGCGCAGGTGCGCCGGCATGTCGTCGGACCCTTCGGTGTCGTGTTCGTAGCGCGTGTCGTCCTCGGGCGCGAGCGCCGCGAAGTAGCGTTCGAGATCGCGCTGCACCGACGGGTCGGCGTTCTCCTGGATCAGCAGCGACGCAGACGTGTGGCGGCAGAACACGGTCAGCAGGCCGGTACGGATCGCCTGCTGGTCGACGAATGCCCGTACCTGCGGCGTGAACTCGACGAGGCCGCTCCCGTGCGCGTCGACGCCGATGTGCGTGATGGCCTGTTGCATGATGACGACCTCAGGCGAGCGCGGCGAAGCCGTCGGCTTCGATCTGCTTCGCATCGGCGGGGCGCACGACGCGCGCGACTTCGACGCCGTCGCGCAGGAACACCAGCGTCGGCCACAGCTTCACGCCGAACGAGCGACCGAGCGGCCGGCCCGGGCCGTCCTCGATCTTCAGATGCCGCACGGCCGGATGCGCGGAGAACGACGCGACGATCGCGGGCTGCGCACCCGCGCAAATCCCGCACCAGTTCGCGCCGAACTCGATGACGGTGGTACCGGCCAGTGCGTCGACTTCCGCGCGTGTCGGCGCGTTGGCGGTGTAGCGTTGCTCAGTGTCCATCGGGGCCCTCGTGTGCGATTGCGCGACGGCCGCGTCGTGCCGGCGTGGGCGGCGTGCGTGGCCTGCAATCTCCCACTGTAGCGGAAAAGGCCGCGCGATGCCGATGGCCGCCAGGCCGGCGGCCCGCCCCGCTTCATTCGAATGACACGACAAGATGCGGGGCGCCGCACGGTCGCGACGGGATCAGCATGCACACGGATCCCCGCAACGAAGGCCCGACCATCAACGCTCCGCATCGCGTCACCGAACCAACATCCGCTCTCGACGATCGCTCGCGCGACTGTCAGGTTTCCCAGACGACCGGCTGCCCGAGCGCGGCCCACTCACCCGCGCACTGTGCGTAACGCCCCTCGATCGCACCCCGCCGGATCTTCAGCGTCGGCGTCAGCAGCGCATTCTCGGCCGTCCAGGTGTCCTTGACGATGACGAGGAACTGCAACCGCTCGTGCGCGGACGCGCCGGCGTTGACGCGCTCGCGCAGCACCGCGAACTCGCGTGTCAACACCGCCCGGTCGAGCCGGCCGGCCGCGACTGCCATGCGCGTGTCGGCCGACGGCATCAGCAGCGCGAACGGCATGGCCAGCCCCGCGCCAGCGACGCAGACGGCTTCGAGCAGCGGATGCGTCGCGAGCTGTTGCTCGATCGGCGCAGGCGCGACATATTCGCCCTTGAGCGTCTTGAACGCATCCTTGATGCGCCCGGTGATCCTGAGGAAACCGTCCGCATCGATTTCGCCGCAGTCCCCCGTCCGGAAATAGCCGTCTGCCGTCGTCAGCCGCGCGGTCAGCTCGGGTTCCTTGTAGTACCCCAGCATCTGGGTCGGGCTTTTCACCTCGATCTCGCCGCCCGCGCCGATGCGGGCGGCGACCCCGACCTGCGGCCGGCCGACGCTGCCCAGACGCGGGCAGCCGGGAAGATTGGCATGCGAGATCGCGAAGTTTTCGGTCATCCCGTAGACATCGAGCAGTTCGAGACCGAGGTCGCGATACCAGCGCATCAGACTGTCCGGCAATGGCGCGGACGACGTGAAGGCAAGACGCACCTGGTCGAGCCCGAGTTCGCGCAGGATCCTTCGTTTGACGATCCGTCCCACCACCGGCACCGCGAACAGCCAGCGCTGCGTGCGCGGGGCGAGCTTCTCGTTGATGCCGAGATGGAACTTCGTCCAGAGCCGCGGCACCGAGAAGAAGACGGTCGGGCGCGCGCGCTTGAGGTCGTCGACGAAGGTCGCCAGCGAGTCGGCGAAAAACACGCGGTAACCGAACGCGAGCGACGCGACTTCCACCGCCGCGCGCTCGGCCGCGTGGGCGAGCGGCAGATACGAAAAGCCGCGCGCGGTCTGCCGGGTGTCCCAGTGACCGCTGCGCAGCATCGAGAGGTACGCGGCAGCGAGACTGCCGTGCGACAGCACCACGCCCTTGGGCTGCCCGGTCGTGCCCGACGTATAGACGATCGTGGCCGGCTCGTCGAGCGCCGGCAACTGCACGTCGGCGAGCGGCGCATGCGCGGCCAGGATCTCGCTCCACTGGAGGAGGTCCCGACGCGGTGACAGCGGCAGCGCCGCCTGCTGCAAATCCGCCGGCAGGCTCTCGCGAATGTTGGCCCAGTTGTCGTTGATGCCGTCGAGCTTGCCGAGCAGCAGCAGTTTCGCTTCGCTGTGCCCGAGCACGTAGCGCACCGACTCGGCGCTGAATGCCGGATAGAGCGGCACGCTGACCATGCCGGCCATCATGATGGCCAGATCGGCGACGATCCAGTGCGCGCTGTTGCGGCCCAGCAGCGCGATGCGGCTTCCCCTCGGCAAACCAAGCGAGACGAGATACGCAGCCGCGCGACGCGCCTGGTCGCCGACCTCGCCCCACGAGTAATCGACGACCGAACCGTCGGGACCGGGCTGCGTCAGATAGGTGTGGTGGCGACGCTCCGACTCCCACGCGATAAAGCGCTCCAGTACGGTCGCATCATCCGGCAGCGTCATCGCACGCCTCCCTGTCACCGATGGCCCGGTTCGGTTCCGCCGCACGCGCGCGCCCTCCGGGTTCTTGCAGACCAGTCGCAGCGGGTGCAGCCGGGCTCGATCACGCCCTGCGCCCGCAGCAGCCACGCGAA encodes:
- a CDS encoding molybdopterin-dependent oxidoreductase, coding for MRVSTIWIKSLLTAGLLGTAAACWAASFTFTVDGKIGRGNQPGKTMFVFSEQALMALPQHTIVTSTSWTPKATFTGPRLSDVLKTVDAHGTQIEFRCIDEYTFTIPVSDADKYGVILARTMNGKVLGNDNYGPLWVMYPRDQYPDELKTPLGEAKFAWQIIGLTVK
- the atsR gene encoding hybrid sensor histidine kinase/response regulator AtsR (AtsR signifies Adherence and T6SS Regulator.); protein product: MTRGRWKNRKVIVVLGSLWILGFAAWAFLLWDLLATSVNEGVLEGPREGVFWTAAQYRNAYTRFDRQLILYATHVDDDYDHVQTQLDSLSVSFGFLQRPSEVSEYWLRIPRARAQIAALGEFMARLKQDVPLLRAAPKDAPRVIDEVNTYWPKVNGLANDFRAIEMAQRDFTFHQLKEKQRAILALGIILGVILCALFLLLFYTMRTRDDLLERQDAALDAERKASDRAFEMIEAKNAFLGMVSHELRTPLQAICGSIEILLARPQSDANLKTIRRLQNSASSLEALVKDLTDYIKLRSTKRLAESETVGMASLLAEVLDPLRAKITAKRIDVAQQVEPHDLAIRSDRKLLRQVLSNLIENSVKYTADGSIDIAITLVDAPAGRQLKLAVRDTGAGIAKPHLSKIFEPFYRANDAVGLHVDGIGMGLAVVREIVTTLRGHVDVRSVVGEGSEFVVTLPAEVPDTGETAGDAPAWLAAAAQRNRRALVVDDNDNARETLGAMLSALGLDADLCGTGHEGVARFGDAHYDLVVLDLELPDLSGFEVAHRIRMVAQPDDDGRFPSILGVSAYESAELRENQQVFDEFLPKPVHLRELGALVEKLLG
- a CDS encoding secondary thiamine-phosphate synthase enzyme YjbQ — its product is MQQAITHIGVDAHGSGLVEFTPQVRAFVDQQAIRTGLLTVFCRHTSASLLIQENADPSVQRDLERYFAALAPEDDTRYEHDTEGSDDMPAHLRTALTQVQLSIPVEHGRMVLGTWQGIYLFEHRRAAHRRDIVLHLIGE
- a CDS encoding thioredoxin family protein, which codes for MDTEQRYTANAPTRAEVDALAGTTVIEFGANWCGICAGAQPAIVASFSAHPAVRHLKIEDGPGRPLGRSFGVKLWPTLVFLRDGVEVARVVRPADAKQIEADGFAALA
- a CDS encoding AMP-binding protein, which gives rise to MQLRAPAHCVTRHHEIPWTTTIDNVELLTNARNRREAIRVAAAGAGRDRARLHPLRLVCKNPEGARVRRNRTGPSVTGRRAMTLPDDATVLERFIAWESERRHHTYLTQPGPDGSVVDYSWGEVGDQARRAAAYLVSLGLPRGSRIALLGRNSAHWIVADLAIMMAGMVSVPLYPAFSAESVRYVLGHSEAKLLLLGKLDGINDNWANIRESLPADLQQAALPLSPRRDLLQWSEILAAHAPLADVQLPALDEPATIVYTSGTTGQPKGVVLSHGSLAAAYLSMLRSGHWDTRQTARGFSYLPLAHAAERAAVEVASLAFGYRVFFADSLATFVDDLKRARPTVFFSVPRLWTKFHLGINEKLAPRTQRWLFAVPVVGRIVKRRILRELGLDQVRLAFTSSAPLPDSLMRWYRDLGLELLDVYGMTENFAISHANLPGCPRLGSVGRPQVGVAARIGAGGEIEVKSPTQMLGYYKEPELTARLTTADGYFRTGDCGEIDADGFLRITGRIKDAFKTLKGEYVAPAPIEQQLATHPLLEAVCVAGAGLAMPFALLMPSADTRMAVAAGRLDRAVLTREFAVLRERVNAGASAHERLQFLVIVKDTWTAENALLTPTLKIRRGAIEGRYAQCAGEWAALGQPVVWET